The sequence ATTGCTGTTGAGCAGCGACAAAGTAATGAATAATTGATGATGCCAGGATAACGTCATAGGTGTCCTGGTTAAAATCGAGGATGTTGCCCTGGATAAAATTTATTTTTCCTGAATTATACAAGAAATGTTTAATGACAGCCGCATTTTTAAGGGCGACAGGCAATATATCCAGTCCGGTAACTCCGGAGGCTGTAAGAGACATATTGAAGCAATTGTAGCCGGAATTGCAACCGATATCAAGTACAATTTTGTTTTTGATGATATCTGATAAATTGAAAGCTGCATATTTCTGAGCGGATTTCTGGATGGGATTACCGATACCTATTTTTTCGAAATAATGGTAATTGATATTCAGGGATTTTAATGTTTTGCCCCTGAAATATTGTTTGACCGGGATAACAATGTTTTTTTCGATATCGGCTTCATTGTCATTGATAAAGACAACATTATCCACATGGCAGCAGTATTTCATAACTGAGATATCGCAGATTAAAAGGGCGTCAGCAAATTTTACTTTAATTGATTCTTTAAAGAATTTCAGGAGCCAGCCATCGAAAACAATTTCAGTATCGGATGATATTATGAATTTATGTAATTCATTTTCGATGATAGCACCGAAATCGTTTTTTTCTGAATCAGAAAGTTTGGGCCATGTGTGCCAAATAGAAAATTTTCCGCGGTGATCTGTGCCT comes from Lentimicrobiaceae bacterium and encodes:
- a CDS encoding class I SAM-dependent methyltransferase; the protein is MKTIEYKSVYFLSGEPKNGKTTIAGKFNLRVIALDELFLQYYNNLTGTDHRGKFSIWHTWPKLSDSEKNDFGAIIENELHKFIISSDTEIVFDGWLLKFFKESIKVKFADALLICDISVMKYCCHVDNVVFINDNEADIEKNIVIPVKQYFRGKTLKSLNINYHYFEKIGIGNPIQKSAQKYAAFNLSDIIKNKIVLDIGCNSGYNCFNMSLTASGVTGLDILPVALKNAAVIKHFLYNSGKINFIQGNILDFNQDTYDVILASSIIHYFVAAQQQFIDKCLELLTDQGILVLELGIAEHSFITKRADNILCEYPSEHALLNVLCKNFNLIYKSPSVNQAGDSVPRFIYHLQKK